A genomic stretch from Nitrospira defluvii includes:
- a CDS encoding helicase-related protein, translated as MPRIFDNIEQSLLPALRETIQVADRADFCVGYFNLRGWKQLDSYIEKWSGGDGHCCRLLVGMQRLPQDELREALSLISRDGEIDNQTAIRLKKKLAEEFREQLSVGIPTNEDEAGLRKLAEQIKSKRVIVKLFLRHPLHAKLYLLFRPDPINPSVGYLGSSNLTLAGLSKQGELNVDVLDHDACQKLAKWFEDRWTDRWCVDISEELVRIIEESWAREELVPPYHIYIKMAYHLSQEARAGLSEFRIPRDFGKRLFEFQTAAVKIAAHHLNKRSGVLIGDVVGLGKTLMATALARIFEDDHGLETLIICPKNLVPMWEDYRAQYRLLAKVLSISQVVGELPNLRRYRLVLIDESHNLRNREGKRYRAIQEYIQANESKCILLSATPYNKTYLDLSNQLRLFVKEDKDLGVRPERLIRELTETEFIRRHQCSVRSLAAFEKSEYADDWRELMRLYMVRRTRSFIQDNYAQTDPTSGRRFLTFEDGSRSYFPIRVPRTVTFKIDDANPADQYARLYADDIVNTINALNLPRYGLGNYVAATPHEPPTQAEARLLQDLSRAGKRLMGFCRTNLFKRLESSGQAFLQSIERHILRNHVYLHAIEHKKPIPIGTQDAEMLDARIYDEDADAPGAKTGLFDDDENDQEQERPLTGSLRKAKDFISRGAEIYEEYAGQYKRRFKWLPSGLFVKSLENDLRSDTEALLKVLQLCGEWDSNKDAKLLALVNLLKKKHPNDKVLIFTQFADTVRYLETQLAARGVSSLAGATGDSPNPTALAWRFSPDSNDKRDRLKPGEELRVLIATDVLSEGQNLQDAAIVVNFDLPWAIIRLVQRAGRVDRIGQKAENILCYSFLPAEGVERIIRLRARVRRRLQENAEVVGTDEAFFEDDRNDNAILNLYHEKAGILDGEADTEVDLASYAYQIWKNAITADPSLQKTIPDLPPVIYATRAHDPTNKQPGGVLVYLRTAEGNDALAWIDKNGTAVTESQFAILQAAACSSDTPALPRQSNHHELVQKGVELIVTEEKTVGGQLGRPSGARFRTYERLKRHAEHVKGTLFESLELLKAIDEIYRYPLRQAAVDTLNRQLRSGVSDEALAELVIALREEDRLCLIHEEEQTQEPRIICSMGLSAPE; from the coding sequence ATGCCTCGTATCTTTGACAACATCGAACAATCTCTCCTGCCAGCGCTGCGCGAAACAATCCAAGTTGCTGACCGTGCCGACTTCTGTGTTGGGTATTTCAACCTTCGGGGATGGAAGCAGCTCGACTCGTATATTGAGAAGTGGTCCGGAGGAGACGGGCACTGCTGCCGCCTATTGGTCGGCATGCAGCGGTTGCCGCAAGACGAATTACGGGAAGCTCTGAGCCTGATAAGCCGAGATGGCGAGATAGACAACCAGACGGCAATTCGCCTCAAAAAGAAGCTCGCCGAAGAGTTCCGCGAGCAATTGAGCGTTGGCATTCCTACCAACGAAGACGAAGCGGGATTACGCAAGCTGGCAGAACAGATTAAATCCAAGAGGGTTATAGTCAAACTGTTCCTCCGGCATCCCCTACATGCCAAGTTGTATTTGCTTTTTCGCCCCGATCCTATCAATCCCTCCGTCGGGTACCTAGGAAGCAGCAATCTGACGCTTGCGGGCCTTTCCAAGCAGGGCGAGCTGAACGTGGACGTACTGGATCACGACGCCTGCCAGAAGTTGGCCAAGTGGTTCGAAGATCGGTGGACGGACCGTTGGTGTGTGGATATTTCGGAAGAACTGGTCCGGATTATCGAAGAGAGCTGGGCTCGGGAAGAACTCGTGCCTCCGTACCATATCTATATCAAGATGGCGTACCATCTTTCGCAAGAGGCACGGGCGGGGCTTTCCGAATTTCGAATACCACGAGACTTTGGCAAGCGGCTATTCGAGTTTCAAACGGCGGCGGTCAAGATTGCGGCTCATCACCTGAACAAGCGCAGCGGCGTGTTGATCGGCGATGTGGTGGGTCTCGGGAAAACTCTGATGGCCACTGCCCTGGCAAGGATTTTCGAAGATGATCATGGGCTTGAGACACTCATCATCTGTCCCAAGAACTTGGTCCCGATGTGGGAGGATTATCGAGCACAATACCGGTTACTCGCGAAGGTGTTGTCAATTAGCCAGGTTGTAGGGGAACTGCCGAATCTGCGCCGTTACCGCCTCGTGCTCATCGACGAAAGCCACAACCTTCGCAACCGTGAAGGCAAGCGCTATCGGGCAATTCAAGAATACATCCAAGCCAATGAGAGCAAGTGCATTCTGCTTTCTGCCACCCCCTACAACAAAACCTATCTTGACCTTTCCAACCAGTTACGTCTCTTCGTCAAAGAAGACAAAGACCTCGGTGTTCGTCCCGAACGCTTAATTCGCGAGCTCACCGAAACCGAGTTTATTCGACGCCATCAATGTTCCGTGCGCTCTCTGGCGGCTTTCGAGAAGAGCGAATATGCGGACGACTGGCGAGAACTGATGCGCCTCTACATGGTAAGACGCACCCGCAGTTTCATTCAGGACAACTATGCCCAGACTGACCCAACCAGCGGTCGGAGATTTCTCACCTTCGAGGATGGGAGCCGGTCTTACTTTCCCATCAGAGTTCCAAGAACAGTGACCTTTAAGATTGACGATGCCAACCCCGCAGACCAGTATGCGCGGCTCTACGCCGACGATATCGTCAATACCATCAACGCCCTCAATCTCCCTCGGTACGGATTAGGGAACTATGTGGCGGCGACGCCGCATGAACCACCTACACAAGCTGAAGCGAGATTGCTGCAAGACCTATCTCGTGCCGGGAAACGCCTTATGGGGTTCTGTCGGACGAATCTGTTCAAGCGTCTCGAAAGCAGCGGCCAGGCCTTTCTCCAGTCAATCGAACGTCATATCCTCCGCAATCACGTTTACCTTCATGCGATTGAACACAAGAAGCCCATCCCAATCGGCACGCAAGATGCCGAGATGCTCGATGCGCGCATATACGACGAAGACGCCGACGCCCCCGGAGCCAAGACAGGATTATTTGACGACGACGAGAACGATCAAGAGCAAGAGCGACCACTCACAGGGTCGCTCCGAAAGGCCAAGGACTTCATCAGTCGAGGAGCCGAGATTTATGAGGAGTACGCTGGTCAATACAAGCGGCGATTTAAGTGGCTTCCGTCAGGACTCTTTGTGAAATCGTTAGAGAACGATTTGCGGAGCGATACAGAGGCCCTCCTAAAGGTCTTGCAACTATGCGGTGAATGGGACTCGAACAAAGACGCCAAGCTTCTGGCCCTCGTCAATTTGCTCAAGAAGAAACACCCGAATGACAAAGTCCTTATCTTTACTCAATTTGCCGATACCGTCCGCTACCTAGAGACCCAGCTCGCGGCTCGTGGAGTCTCATCCTTGGCTGGTGCAACCGGAGACTCTCCGAACCCGACAGCCTTGGCGTGGCGGTTCAGCCCGGATAGCAACGATAAGCGTGACAGACTGAAACCGGGCGAGGAGTTGCGAGTCCTGATTGCCACGGACGTGCTCAGTGAGGGACAAAACCTGCAAGATGCGGCCATTGTGGTGAATTTCGACCTCCCCTGGGCCATCATTCGCCTCGTCCAACGAGCAGGCCGTGTGGACCGTATCGGACAGAAGGCTGAGAACATCCTCTGCTACTCTTTCTTGCCCGCCGAAGGCGTCGAGCGCATCATACGACTCCGAGCCAGAGTGAGGCGCCGTCTTCAAGAAAATGCGGAAGTGGTCGGCACCGACGAGGCCTTCTTCGAGGATGATCGAAACGATAATGCGATCCTCAATCTCTACCATGAGAAAGCAGGCATTCTAGATGGAGAGGCCGATACAGAAGTGGATTTGGCCTCGTATGCCTATCAAATCTGGAAGAACGCGATTACCGCCGATCCAAGCCTACAAAAGACCATCCCCGATCTGCCGCCCGTAATCTATGCCACGCGGGCGCATGACCCGACGAACAAGCAACCAGGCGGGGTGCTGGTGTATCTGAGAACAGCCGAAGGCAACGACGCGCTGGCCTGGATCGACAAAAACGGTACCGCCGTCACGGAGTCTCAGTTCGCCATCCTCCAGGCTGCGGCGTGCAGCTCAGACACACCAGCCCTACCGCGCCAATCGAACCATCACGAACTGGTCCAGAAGGGTGTCGAGTTGATAGTCACAGAAGAGAAAACAGTTGGGGGACAATTAGGACGGCCTTCAGGGGCACGTTTTCGCACGTATGAACGACTCAAGCGCCATGCGGAGCATGTCAAAGGCACGTTGTTTGAGTCCCTGGAACTTCTGAAAGCCATCGATGAAATCTACCGCTATCCACTCCGCCAAGCCGCCGTGGATACGCTCAATCGCCAACTCCGAAGCGGGGTGTCGGACGAGGCACTGGCAGAACTGGTCATCGCGCTCCGTGAAGAAGATCGGCTCTGTCTAATTCATGAGGAAGAACAGACCCAGGAACCTAGGATCATCTGTTCCATGGGACTATCAGCGCCCGAATAA
- a CDS encoding macro domain-containing protein — protein sequence MREITGDLWDVHDQGFCIGVPTNGNCRRDGRAVMGAGVALAAAQLFPNLPILLGEKLRASGNHVYYWPEFRIVTLPTKEAWIRPSNLGLIERTAREAVHLADHNRLTTIYCPRLGCGLGGLAWKDVASVLAGLWDGRFIIVHPAA from the coding sequence ATGCGTGAGATTACCGGTGACCTGTGGGATGTGCACGATCAGGGCTTTTGTATCGGCGTGCCTACGAACGGAAACTGTCGCCGGGATGGTCGTGCGGTCATGGGTGCGGGAGTGGCCTTGGCCGCCGCACAACTATTCCCGAATCTGCCCATTCTCCTCGGAGAGAAGCTCCGCGCCTCTGGAAACCATGTCTACTACTGGCCTGAGTTCCGAATCGTGACACTGCCGACCAAGGAAGCATGGATACGGCCCTCAAATCTCGGATTGATTGAACGCACTGCCCGAGAAGCCGTCCACCTCGCCGATCATAACCGACTCACCACGATCTACTGCCCCCGACTGGGCTGTGGACTCGGCGGCCTCGCGTGGAAAGACGTCGCCTCCGTCCTGGCCGGCTTGTGGGATGGCCGCTTCATCATTGTCCACCCGGCTGCATAA
- a CDS encoding single-stranded DNA-binding protein has translation MAEQDIKILTLSGRVTHKPELFQHQDGASLEFSVAVHSNGFYAKADDPEYWDIKVLGASEKLANTLEKGQHVKLTGNPQIRTYIKEGVRHKAVTVIVIDPRLLILGPKAKQPKPAEPVESAAA, from the coding sequence ATGGCTGAGCAGGACATCAAGATCTTGACCCTTTCCGGTCGTGTCACGCACAAGCCGGAGCTGTTCCAGCACCAGGATGGTGCGTCATTGGAGTTCTCCGTCGCGGTGCACTCGAACGGGTTTTATGCCAAGGCCGACGACCCGGAATACTGGGACATCAAGGTCCTCGGCGCGTCGGAGAAGCTAGCCAACACGCTGGAGAAAGGGCAGCACGTGAAACTGACCGGGAATCCCCAGATCCGGACCTATATAAAGGAGGGAGTCCGGCATAAGGCTGTCACCGTGATCGTCATCGATCCGCGATTGCTGATCCTCGGACCCAAAGCGAAGCAACCGAAACCGGCTGAACCTGTCGAGTCGGCTGCGGCTTGA
- a CDS encoding single-stranded DNA-binding protein, giving the protein MRTFAKGTINGRLTTDPVIRTVGDKSVCNLRLAVDGLPSRKTGEKRPSSYFSVVVWGKLAESCRNLVKGQEVYVEGNLQTRTRETDGQASVTYVELNARTVNFGNLPRSAMQRAA; this is encoded by the coding sequence ATGCGTACGTTCGCCAAAGGGACTATCAACGGCCGTCTCACCACCGACCCCGTCATCCGCACGGTCGGCGACAAGTCGGTCTGCAACCTGCGCCTCGCGGTCGACGGGCTCCCGTCCAGGAAGACCGGCGAGAAGCGGCCCTCGAGTTATTTCTCAGTCGTCGTCTGGGGAAAGCTCGCCGAGAGCTGCCGCAACCTGGTCAAGGGCCAGGAAGTCTACGTGGAAGGCAACCTTCAAACCCGGACGCGAGAGACCGACGGTCAGGCGTCGGTGACGTATGTCGAGCTCAACGCCAGGACCGTCAACTTCGGCAACCTGCCGAGGTCGGCGATGCAACGGGCCGCGTAA